One segment of Pseudomonas sp. FP2196 DNA contains the following:
- a CDS encoding MBL fold metallo-hydrolase — MTGSLHAALGTLGLALALAAGSAVAQAPQVGTQAPGYFRLALGDYEVTALFDGYNDLSPKLLQGMSQGQIRALLARRSIETPGVQTAFNAFLVNTGKQLILIDTGAGQCIGATAGQLSANMQAAGYKPEQVDTILLTHLHLDHVCGLVDAQQKPLFANATVYAAKAEADYWLDPQALAKAPAGAKEFFKIAQDSTAAYVAAGRFKTFTPGQSPLPGVVEAQLESGHTPGSTTYRFTSQDQSIVFMGDLVHNLAVQFEHPEVSISFDVNSQQAIKSRNAVFSAAAASKTWVTAAHLPFPGIGHITAIDKHFQWVPVEYGPYKRAAKVPLIE; from the coding sequence ATGACAGGTTCGTTGCACGCTGCATTGGGCACACTCGGTTTGGCACTCGCGTTGGCGGCCGGTAGTGCTGTGGCACAAGCGCCGCAGGTCGGTACCCAGGCGCCCGGTTACTTCCGTTTGGCGTTGGGCGACTATGAAGTGACCGCGCTGTTCGACGGCTACAACGATCTGTCGCCCAAACTGCTTCAGGGCATGAGTCAGGGACAGATCCGTGCATTGCTCGCTCGCCGTTCGATTGAAACCCCGGGTGTGCAAACGGCGTTCAACGCGTTTCTGGTCAACACCGGCAAACAGTTGATTCTGATCGACACCGGCGCCGGGCAGTGCATTGGCGCAACCGCCGGCCAGCTCTCGGCGAACATGCAGGCAGCGGGCTACAAACCGGAACAGGTCGACACCATCCTGCTGACCCATCTGCACCTGGATCACGTTTGCGGGCTGGTCGACGCTCAGCAAAAGCCACTGTTCGCCAACGCTACGGTGTACGCAGCCAAGGCCGAAGCCGACTATTGGCTCGATCCGCAGGCCTTGGCCAAGGCACCGGCCGGGGCGAAAGAATTCTTCAAAATTGCTCAGGACTCCACGGCGGCCTACGTGGCTGCCGGCCGCTTCAAGACCTTCACGCCAGGGCAATCACCCTTGCCGGGCGTGGTCGAGGCGCAACTCGAAAGCGGGCACACGCCAGGCAGCACCACTTACCGTTTCACCTCGCAGGACCAGAGCATCGTGTTCATGGGCGACCTGGTGCACAACCTTGCCGTGCAGTTCGAACACCCTGAAGTGTCGATCAGTTTTGACGTCAATAGTCAGCAGGCCATCAAAAGCCGTAACGCCGTATTCAGCGCTGCTGCCGCCAGCAAAACCTGGGTGACCGCTGCGCACCTGCCGTTTCCGGGGATCGGTCACATCACCGCTATCGACAAACACTTCCAATGGGTACCGGTGGAATACGGCCCTTACAAACGCGCGGCCAAAGTACCGTTGATCGAGTAA
- a CDS encoding alpha/beta hydrolase encodes MNIVKKTLTASLLALSIGNAFAAGSPGVEHNTQAFLEALAAGGGKPLEQLSPKDARAVLTGAQASVKVDLSGVEVSDKAIKVDGQTINLKVVRPAKVKGELPVFMFFHGGGWVLGDFPTHQRLIRDLVVGSGAVAVYVDYTPSPEAQYPTAINQAYAATKWVAEHGKDIGVDGKRLAVAGNSVGGNMAAVVALMAKEQKTPALRFQLLMWPVTNAQFEDGSYEQFAEGHFLTKGMMKWFWDNYTTNPAERAQIHASPLNASAEQLKGLPAALVQTAEFDVLRDEGEGYARHLDAAGVPVTAVRYNGMIHDFGLLNPLSQIPEVKAAVRQAAAELKTHLQP; translated from the coding sequence ATGAACATCGTCAAAAAAACCCTGACCGCTTCCCTCCTCGCCCTGTCCATCGGCAACGCCTTCGCTGCCGGCAGCCCGGGTGTCGAACACAACACCCAAGCCTTTCTCGAAGCCCTCGCCGCCGGTGGTGGCAAGCCGCTTGAGCAACTGAGCCCGAAAGACGCCCGTGCGGTGCTGACCGGCGCGCAAGCTTCGGTGAAGGTTGATCTGTCCGGTGTGGAAGTCAGCGACAAGGCGATCAAGGTCGATGGCCAGACGATCAACCTGAAAGTGGTGCGTCCGGCCAAGGTCAAAGGCGAACTGCCGGTGTTCATGTTCTTCCACGGTGGCGGCTGGGTACTGGGTGATTTCCCCACGCACCAACGCCTGATTCGTGATTTGGTGGTGGGCTCCGGCGCTGTGGCGGTGTACGTCGATTACACGCCGTCGCCGGAAGCGCAGTACCCGACTGCGATCAACCAGGCTTACGCCGCAACCAAATGGGTGGCTGAGCACGGCAAGGACATCGGTGTCGACGGCAAGCGTCTGGCGGTGGCCGGCAACAGTGTCGGCGGCAACATGGCGGCGGTCGTGGCACTGATGGCCAAAGAACAGAAAACCCCGGCGCTGCGCTTTCAGTTGCTGATGTGGCCGGTGACTAATGCGCAGTTCGAAGACGGCTCGTACGAGCAGTTTGCCGAGGGTCACTTCCTCACCAAGGGCATGATGAAATGGTTCTGGGACAACTACACCACCAACCCGGCCGAGCGTGCGCAGATCCACGCCTCGCCACTGAACGCCAGCGCCGAACAGCTCAAAGGCCTGCCCGCCGCGCTGGTGCAGACCGCCGAGTTCGACGTGTTGCGTGATGAAGGCGAAGGTTATGCACGGCACCTGGATGCAGCGGGTGTGCCGGTGACCGCGGTGCGCTACAACGGGATGATTCATGACTTTGGCCTGCTCAATCCGCTGAGTCAGATTCCCGAGGTTAAAGCGGCTGTGCGCCAGGCAGCGGCTGAGCTGAAAACCCATTTGCAGCCTTAA
- a CDS encoding DoxX family protein: protein MNALQRDERARDAGLLFLRVSAGLFLLGVHGLPKLLDFSAQLQLIEDPFHLGAHLTLCLAIFAEVLCPLLIVAGVLARLACLPILFVLLVALLVVHPQWSVAEGQFGWLLLILFTTVFIAGPGRLALNIRLPGVLRYA from the coding sequence ATGAATGCTTTGCAACGAGACGAACGGGCACGCGACGCCGGTTTACTGTTTCTACGGGTCAGCGCCGGGCTGTTCCTGCTCGGGGTACACGGCTTGCCCAAGCTGTTGGACTTCAGCGCCCAACTGCAACTGATCGAAGACCCGTTCCACCTCGGCGCCCACCTGACCTTATGTCTGGCGATCTTCGCCGAAGTCCTCTGTCCGCTGCTGATCGTCGCCGGTGTGCTGGCGCGATTGGCCTGCTTGCCTATTCTATTTGTGCTGCTGGTGGCGCTGTTGGTCGTGCATCCGCAATGGAGTGTGGCTGAAGGGCAGTTCGGCTGGTTGCTGTTGATCCTGTTTACCACTGTGTTTATCGCCGGGCCAGGACGGCTGGCGCTCAATATTCGTTTGCCCGGAGTACTGCGTTATGCCTGA
- a CDS encoding antibiotic biosynthesis monooxygenase has product MPEVLSQQAPGADETVTLIVKHRIKAGFEAAYEAWLRNIVRVAGQREGHLGVDVVRGKRAGLDTYTCVLRFRSTEAMQQWLESPERQALVEEAAPMLADGDQTEVAPINEFWFAPLADAASPPPRWKQAVVTLLVIFPHTLLVPLIWGPLLALHPLLSNYVVATFLITLTIVLSVVYVFMPPVTRLFAPWLEASQAHTHVESTEHPSR; this is encoded by the coding sequence ATGCCTGAAGTCCTTAGTCAACAAGCACCGGGGGCTGACGAGACTGTCACGCTGATCGTCAAGCACCGGATCAAAGCCGGTTTTGAAGCGGCCTATGAAGCCTGGCTGCGCAATATCGTGCGGGTGGCGGGGCAACGCGAAGGGCATTTGGGTGTGGACGTGGTACGCGGCAAGCGCGCCGGCCTCGACACTTACACCTGCGTGCTGCGCTTTCGCTCGACCGAGGCGATGCAACAATGGCTGGAGTCGCCAGAGCGTCAGGCACTGGTCGAAGAGGCCGCACCGATGCTCGCCGATGGCGACCAGACCGAAGTCGCGCCCATCAATGAATTCTGGTTTGCCCCGCTGGCTGATGCCGCGTCGCCGCCACCGCGCTGGAAGCAGGCAGTGGTCACCTTGCTGGTGATTTTTCCACACACCCTGTTGGTGCCGCTGATCTGGGGGCCTCTGCTCGCGCTGCATCCGTTGCTTTCCAACTACGTGGTTGCCACGTTCCTGATCACCCTGACCATCGTGTTGTCGGTGGTGTACGTGTTCATGCCGCCCGTGACCCGTTTGTTTGCGCCGTGGCTGGAAGCCAGTCAAGCCCATACCCACGTCGAATCTACAGAACACCCGTCACGCTGA
- a CDS encoding LysR family transcriptional regulator has translation MNPFEDMRIFCQVMDSGSFTSAADQLGLSKQFVSRRLMQLEERLGVRLLNRSTRRLDVTPLGQSYYESALRLLGEVEQVEQGIAGQTAEPRGTIRLSAPLSFAVAHLGCLLPMFLQRYREVTVEVDLSDRPVDLLGEGYDLALRIGVLEDSTLIARRIASIERVYCASPAYLAERGTPLKPEDLLSHDCLPYGHGRSVQWRFDAGQGKPVLVNVTGRMRVNNGELLRDAAVQGMGITYLPTFIVGAALKDGRLVPVLDDLRPEPLTLSAVYPQHRQASRPVQALIEFLRERLNQSNVAL, from the coding sequence ATGAACCCGTTCGAAGACATGCGTATTTTTTGCCAGGTCATGGACTCCGGCAGCTTTACCTCAGCGGCCGATCAGTTGGGCCTGTCCAAGCAGTTCGTCAGCCGTCGGTTGATGCAGTTGGAAGAGCGCCTTGGCGTGCGCTTATTGAACCGCTCGACCCGGCGGCTGGACGTCACGCCACTGGGTCAGAGCTATTACGAATCAGCGCTGCGCCTGTTGGGCGAGGTGGAGCAGGTCGAGCAGGGCATCGCCGGGCAAACCGCCGAGCCACGCGGGACGATTCGCCTGAGTGCGCCGCTGTCGTTTGCCGTGGCGCACCTGGGTTGTCTGTTGCCGATGTTCTTGCAGCGCTATCGCGAGGTCACGGTGGAAGTCGACTTGAGCGACCGCCCGGTGGATCTGCTCGGCGAAGGCTATGACCTGGCGCTGCGCATTGGTGTGCTGGAAGACTCGACCTTGATCGCCCGCCGTATCGCCTCCATCGAACGGGTGTATTGCGCCAGTCCGGCTTATCTGGCCGAACGCGGTACGCCGCTCAAACCCGAGGATTTACTCAGCCACGATTGTCTGCCCTACGGCCATGGCCGCTCGGTGCAATGGCGGTTTGACGCGGGGCAGGGCAAGCCGGTTTTGGTAAACGTCACTGGACGCATGCGCGTCAACAACGGCGAGTTGCTGCGCGATGCGGCAGTGCAGGGGATGGGGATCACCTATCTGCCGACGTTCATTGTCGGCGCGGCATTGAAAGATGGGCGACTGGTGCCGGTGCTCGATGACTTGCGTCCGGAGCCGCTGACGTTGTCGGCCGTGTATCCGCAACATCGTCAGGCTTCGCGGCCGGTGCAGGCGTTGATCGAGTTTTTGCGTGAGCGCTTGAATCAGAGCAACGTCGCCCTATAA
- the ycaC gene encoding isochorismate family cysteine hydrolase YcaC: MSVPYKRLNKDDAVVLLVDHQTGLISLVQDFSPNEFKNNVLALGDIAKFFKLPTILTTSFDAGPNGPIVPELLEQFPDAPFIQRPGQINAWDNEDFVKAIKATGRKQLIIAGVVTDVCVAFPTLSAIAEGFEVFVVTDSSGTFNTTVQQAAWARMSAAGAHLMNWFAVACELQGDWRNDMEGLAHLLSERLPNYRNLINSYTKFTAK, from the coding sequence ATGAGCGTTCCATACAAGCGTCTGAACAAAGATGATGCGGTTGTGCTGCTGGTCGATCACCAGACCGGTCTGATCTCGCTGGTACAGGATTTCTCGCCAAACGAATTCAAGAACAACGTGCTGGCACTGGGCGATATCGCCAAGTTCTTCAAGCTGCCGACTATCCTGACCACCAGTTTCGATGCAGGCCCGAACGGCCCGATCGTACCCGAGCTGCTTGAGCAGTTCCCGGACGCGCCGTTCATTCAGCGTCCAGGCCAGATCAACGCCTGGGACAACGAAGACTTCGTCAAAGCCATCAAGGCTACCGGTCGCAAGCAACTGATCATCGCCGGTGTGGTAACTGACGTGTGCGTGGCATTCCCGACCCTGTCGGCCATCGCTGAAGGTTTCGAAGTGTTCGTGGTGACCGATTCTTCCGGCACCTTCAACACCACCGTGCAGCAAGCGGCGTGGGCACGCATGTCGGCGGCCGGTGCTCATCTGATGAACTGGTTCGCGGTGGCTTGCGAGCTGCAGGGTGACTGGCGCAACGACATGGAAGGCCTGGCGCATCTGCTCTCGGAACGCCTGCCGAACTATCGCAACCTGATCAACAGCTACACCAAGTTCACGGCCAAGTAA
- a CDS encoding amidohydrolase has product MSADLILFNGQFHTVDRSKPLASAVAIKDGRFVVVGNDTQAMALRGPATQVVDMHGRCVIPGLNDSHLHLIRGGLNYNLELRWEGVPSLADALRMLKEQADRTPTPQWVRVVGGWNEFQFAEKRMPTLEELNQAAPDTPVFVLHLYDRALLNRAALRVAGYTRDTPNPPGGEIVRDANGNPTGMLVAKPNAMILYSTLAKGPKLPLEYQVNSTRQFMRELNRLGLTSAIDAGGGFQNYPDDYQVIEQLAKDDQLTVRIAYNLFTQKPKEELTDFQNWTGSVKLHQGDDFLRHNGAGEMLVFSAADFEDFLEPRPDLPQTMEEELEPVVRHLVEQRWPFRLHATYNESISRMLDVFEKVNRDIPFNGLPWFFDHAETITPQNIERVKALGGGIAIQDRMAFQGEYFVDRYGAKAAEATPPIKRMLAEGVPVGAGTDATRVSSYNPWTSLYWMVSGRTVGGLALYEEGLPRTTALELFTHGSAWFSSEQGKKGQIKVGQLADLAALSADFFHVEEEAIKWIESVLTVVGGKIVYAAGDFQDLGPASVPVLPDWSPVAKVPGHWRQNAPMQAQVHQCVGACAVHSHSHEKARLSNAPVSDFAGFWGAFGCSCFAF; this is encoded by the coding sequence ATGAGCGCCGATCTGATTCTCTTCAATGGCCAATTTCATACCGTAGACCGCAGCAAACCACTGGCCAGCGCCGTGGCCATCAAGGACGGCCGCTTCGTGGTCGTCGGTAACGATACCCAAGCCATGGCCCTGCGCGGCCCGGCCACGCAAGTGGTCGACATGCACGGCCGCTGCGTCATCCCCGGTCTCAACGACTCGCACTTGCACCTGATTCGCGGCGGTTTGAACTACAACCTCGAACTGCGCTGGGAAGGTGTACCGTCGCTGGCCGATGCGCTGCGCATGCTTAAAGAACAGGCCGATCGCACGCCGACTCCGCAGTGGGTGCGCGTGGTCGGCGGCTGGAACGAATTCCAGTTTGCCGAAAAGCGCATGCCGACCCTCGAAGAACTCAACCAGGCCGCGCCGGACACCCCGGTTTTCGTCCTGCACCTGTACGACCGCGCCTTGCTCAACCGTGCCGCATTGCGCGTGGCCGGTTACACCCGCGATACGCCAAACCCGCCGGGTGGCGAGATCGTGCGCGATGCCAACGGCAACCCGACCGGCATGCTGGTGGCCAAACCCAACGCGATGATTCTCTACTCGACGCTGGCCAAGGGGCCGAAGCTGCCGCTGGAGTATCAGGTCAACTCGACTCGCCAGTTCATGCGTGAACTCAATCGCCTCGGCCTCACCAGTGCGATCGATGCCGGCGGTGGTTTCCAGAACTACCCGGACGATTACCAAGTGATCGAGCAATTGGCCAAAGATGACCAGTTGACCGTGCGTATCGCCTACAACCTGTTCACCCAGAAGCCGAAAGAAGAGCTGACCGATTTCCAGAACTGGACCGGCAGCGTCAAGTTGCATCAGGGCGACGACTTCCTGCGCCACAACGGCGCCGGCGAGATGCTGGTGTTCTCGGCAGCGGATTTCGAAGACTTCCTCGAACCGCGCCCGGACCTGCCGCAAACCATGGAGGAGGAGCTAGAGCCAGTGGTCCGCCACCTGGTCGAGCAGCGCTGGCCGTTCCGTCTGCACGCCACCTACAACGAATCGATCAGCCGCATGCTCGACGTGTTCGAGAAGGTCAACCGTGACATTCCGTTCAACGGTCTGCCGTGGTTCTTCGACCACGCCGAAACCATCACCCCGCAGAACATCGAACGGGTGAAAGCGCTGGGCGGCGGCATCGCGATTCAGGATCGCATGGCGTTCCAGGGCGAGTACTTCGTCGACCGTTACGGCGCGAAAGCCGCTGAAGCCACGCCGCCGATCAAGCGCATGCTCGCCGAAGGCGTTCCGGTCGGCGCGGGCACCGACGCCACACGGGTTTCCAGCTACAACCCGTGGACGTCGCTGTACTGGATGGTCAGCGGTCGTACCGTCGGCGGTCTGGCCCTTTACGAAGAAGGTTTGCCGCGCACCACCGCGCTGGAATTGTTCACCCACGGCAGCGCCTGGTTCTCTTCCGAACAAGGCAAGAAAGGCCAGATCAAGGTCGGGCAACTGGCGGATCTGGCGGCGCTGAGCGCGGATTTCTTCCACGTCGAAGAAGAAGCGATCAAGTGGATCGAGTCAGTACTGACCGTGGTTGGCGGCAAGATCGTTTACGCCGCGGGCGACTTCCAGGACCTCGGTCCGGCCAGCGTGCCGGTGCTGCCGGACTGGTCGCCGGTGGCGAAAGTCCCGGGCCACTGGCGCCAGAACGCGCCAATGCAGGCTCAGGTGCACCAATGCGTCGGCGCCTGCGCCGTGCACTCTCACAGCCATGAAAAGGCGCGCCTGTCGAATGCCCCGGTCAGCGATTTCGCCGGTTTCTGGGGCGCGTTCGGCTGTTCCTGCTTCGCGTTCTGA
- a CDS encoding LysR family transcriptional regulator, translating into MNRNDLRRVDMNLLVIFEALMFEKNLTRVAEKLFMGQPAVSAALGRLRDLFDDPLLLRNGRGMEPTARALAILKELQPAMDVISGAVSRAKEFEPASSCEVFRIGLSDDAEFGLFPPLLRQLQEEAPGIVVVVRRANYLLMPALLASGEISVGVSYTTDLPANAKRKKLRDIPCKVLRGDDRPGPLTLDEYCERPHAMVSFSGDLSGNIDLDLAKLGRCRRVVLGVPQFSGLRALLAGTEMIATVPDYAACALVEGCALRAEDPPFPIDAAQLSMAWSGVHDNDPAEKWLRSRISQFMSASLDIPPA; encoded by the coding sequence ATGAACCGTAACGATCTGCGTCGCGTCGACATGAACCTGCTGGTGATTTTCGAAGCACTGATGTTCGAAAAGAACCTGACCCGCGTCGCCGAAAAACTGTTCATGGGCCAACCCGCCGTGAGCGCGGCGCTCGGCCGTTTGCGTGATCTGTTCGATGATCCGTTGCTGCTGCGTAACGGTCGCGGCATGGAGCCGACCGCCCGTGCCCTGGCGATTCTCAAAGAGCTGCAACCGGCGATGGACGTCATCTCCGGGGCGGTCAGCCGGGCCAAGGAGTTCGAACCGGCGAGCAGTTGCGAGGTGTTTCGCATTGGTCTGTCGGATGACGCCGAATTCGGGCTGTTTCCGCCGCTGCTGCGCCAACTTCAGGAGGAAGCTCCGGGGATTGTGGTTGTGGTGCGCCGTGCCAACTATTTGCTGATGCCGGCGCTGCTGGCCTCCGGGGAAATCTCGGTCGGCGTCAGCTACACCACCGATCTGCCGGCCAACGCCAAACGCAAGAAACTGCGCGACATCCCTTGCAAAGTCCTGCGCGGCGACGACCGTCCGGGGCCGCTGACGCTGGACGAATATTGCGAGCGCCCGCACGCAATGGTGTCGTTCTCCGGTGACTTGAGCGGCAATATCGATCTGGATCTGGCCAAACTCGGCCGTTGCCGTCGCGTGGTGCTTGGTGTGCCGCAGTTCAGCGGCTTGCGCGCTTTGCTGGCGGGCACCGAAATGATCGCCACCGTGCCGGATTACGCTGCCTGTGCGCTGGTTGAAGGCTGCGCCCTGCGCGCCGAAGACCCACCGTTCCCGATTGATGCGGCGCAATTGTCGATGGCCTGGAGCGGGGTGCATGACAACGACCCGGCGGAGAAGTGGTTGCGCTCGCGGATCAGCCAGTTCATGTCGGCATCGCTGGATATCCCGCCAGCCTGA
- a CDS encoding flavodoxin family protein, whose product MSNVVVVYHSGYGHTRVMAEAVAQGVERHLGSTCRLVAVEEVERYWDELHRADAIIFGAPTYMGSASAGFKRFMEASAAFYLAKPWRDKVAAGFTNSGSLCGDKLNTLLQMAVFAAQHSMIWVGLDLLPARSAAGCFDGQLNRLGSSLGAMSQSNVEQTPEQAPPLEDRRTAAHLGERVAQVAQRLRHK is encoded by the coding sequence ATGAGCAACGTGGTGGTGGTCTATCACAGCGGCTATGGCCACACACGCGTCATGGCCGAGGCCGTGGCGCAGGGCGTCGAACGGCACCTGGGCAGTACCTGTCGGTTGGTCGCGGTAGAAGAAGTCGAACGCTATTGGGATGAGTTGCACCGCGCTGATGCGATCATCTTCGGCGCGCCGACCTACATGGGTAGCGCGTCGGCGGGCTTCAAGCGTTTCATGGAGGCCAGCGCGGCGTTCTATCTGGCCAAACCGTGGCGCGACAAGGTCGCTGCGGGGTTCACCAATTCCGGCAGTCTGTGCGGCGACAAGCTCAATACGCTGCTGCAAATGGCGGTGTTCGCCGCGCAACATTCGATGATTTGGGTTGGGCTCGATTTGCTCCCGGCACGTTCGGCGGCCGGGTGCTTTGATGGGCAATTGAACCGTCTGGGCAGCTCGCTCGGTGCGATGTCCCAATCCAATGTCGAACAGACGCCCGAGCAGGCGCCGCCGCTCGAAGACCGGCGCACGGCGGCCCATCTGGGGGAGCGGGTGGCACAAGTGGCGCAGCGGTTGAGGCACAAGTGA
- a CDS encoding mechanosensitive ion channel family protein, which yields MTLFYTHLLSWSAALLLLDAVLWHFSPFTHRAPRVGVRLVLFLAFTALVINAGVSPLQAPQFTDDQVAQLGATALGILWWLYAARVLTEVIGLILMRRIGHSGRLLQDVIGALVFLVAIVAAAGYVLELPVKGLLATSGVFAIVVGLALQSTLADVFSGIVLNTTKPYQVDDFVVIDGVEGKVLDIDWRATHLLTSAGTMAVVPNSVAAKAKIVNLSRPTNMHGVSISIKVPNHIRPRRVLDALDRTLQGSSSLLLSPAPKVVLKEAGEEMSEYVASGFIAELGKKSEVRNQLFDLAHRHLEAAGISRHPDGVIEPSTRARALLDEVKIFRSLSAEERDRLAESMVAQQYSAGQVVLDLDEVPDNLFVIATGVVSATVPDGSGQTEAGRMGPSEVMGEQSILADTPSQATFTALTSSIIYRLDKNLTRQCMEKRREVGTALNKLQAVRQQSSQLALLAKAAPVRKGGFLGWLQKR from the coding sequence ATGACCCTTTTCTATACTCACCTGCTGTCCTGGAGCGCCGCCCTGCTGCTGCTCGATGCGGTACTCTGGCACTTCTCGCCCTTCACCCATCGCGCCCCGAGAGTCGGTGTGCGACTGGTACTTTTTCTGGCGTTCACCGCGCTGGTGATCAACGCCGGTGTCAGCCCTTTGCAGGCGCCGCAGTTTACCGATGACCAGGTCGCGCAATTGGGCGCAACCGCGCTGGGCATTCTCTGGTGGTTGTACGCCGCGCGAGTCCTTACCGAAGTCATCGGCCTGATCCTGATGCGGCGCATCGGCCACAGCGGGCGCTTGTTGCAGGACGTCATCGGTGCGCTGGTGTTTCTGGTGGCCATCGTCGCTGCGGCCGGCTACGTGCTGGAGCTGCCGGTCAAAGGCTTGCTGGCGACATCCGGTGTGTTCGCTATCGTCGTCGGTCTGGCGCTGCAAAGTACCTTGGCCGATGTATTTTCGGGGATCGTGCTCAACACCACCAAGCCGTATCAAGTGGACGACTTCGTGGTGATCGATGGCGTCGAAGGCAAAGTGCTCGACATCGACTGGCGCGCAACGCACCTGCTGACCAGTGCCGGCACCATGGCGGTGGTGCCGAACTCGGTGGCGGCCAAGGCCAAAATCGTCAACCTCAGCCGCCCGACCAACATGCACGGCGTGTCGATCAGCATCAAAGTGCCGAACCACATCCGCCCACGCCGGGTACTCGACGCCCTCGACCGCACGCTGCAAGGCAGTAGCAGCCTGCTGCTGAGTCCGGCGCCAAAAGTGGTGTTGAAAGAGGCCGGTGAAGAAATGTCGGAATACGTGGCCAGCGGTTTCATCGCCGAACTGGGCAAGAAAAGCGAAGTGCGCAATCAACTCTTCGACCTCGCACACCGTCATCTCGAAGCGGCGGGTATTTCCCGGCATCCCGATGGCGTGATCGAGCCTTCGACCCGCGCCCGGGCATTGCTCGATGAAGTGAAAATCTTCCGTTCGCTGAGCGCCGAGGAACGTGACCGCCTCGCCGAATCGATGGTTGCGCAGCAGTACAGCGCGGGCCAGGTGGTGCTGGATCTGGATGAAGTGCCGGACAATCTGTTTGTGATTGCCACCGGCGTGGTCAGTGCGACCGTGCCCGATGGCAGCGGCCAGACCGAAGCCGGGCGCATGGGGCCGAGTGAGGTCATGGGCGAGCAAAGCATTCTGGCGGATACACCTTCGCAGGCTACGTTTACGGCGCTGACGTCTTCGATCATCTACCGTCTCGACAAGAACCTGACGCGCCAGTGCATGGAAAAGCGCAGAGAGGTGGGGACGGCGCTGAACAAATTGCAGGCCGTACGGCAGCAGAGCAGTCAACTGGCGTTGTTGGCCAAAGCGGCACCGGTCAGAAAAGGTGGGTTTCTGGGCTGGTTGCAGAAGCGTTAA
- a CDS encoding helix-turn-helix domain-containing protein: MAHLQQTVALAPASESRTQRVGGLSPQRERRVKQLILDRLGESLEVTELAEACSLSRSHFSRAFKCSTGLSPQDWIRTQRIARAKLLIQHTHLSLTQISLECGFCDQAHFCHIFTRSEGISPFAWRCREVPDMKLKRSQPSPASAGMRLAV, encoded by the coding sequence ATGGCTCACTTACAACAAACAGTCGCCCTCGCCCCCGCCAGCGAATCTCGCACACAGCGCGTCGGCGGCCTCAGTCCACAGCGCGAACGGCGGGTCAAACAGTTGATCCTTGATCGCCTGGGTGAAAGCCTGGAGGTCACCGAACTGGCAGAGGCATGTTCGTTGTCACGCAGTCATTTTTCCCGAGCGTTCAAGTGCAGTACCGGGCTCTCGCCACAGGACTGGATCCGTACTCAGCGCATCGCCCGCGCCAAGCTGTTGATCCAGCACACTCACTTGAGCCTGACGCAGATCAGCCTTGAATGCGGTTTCTGTGATCAAGCGCACTTTTGCCACATCTTCACCCGTAGCGAAGGGATCAGCCCGTTTGCCTGGCGCTGTCGTGAAGTGCCGGATATGAAGCTCAAAAGATCGCAACCTTCGCCAGCGTCTGCCGGCATGCGCCTTGCGGTGTAG